In Helianthus annuus cultivar XRQ/B chromosome 8, HanXRQr2.0-SUNRISE, whole genome shotgun sequence, a single genomic region encodes these proteins:
- the LOC110870041 gene encoding uncharacterized protein LOC110870041: protein MNFLSVNLRGMGGDLKSGWIKGIKREHGVNFMMLQETKQGSVSRSDICKFWGSGSFGSESVDSSGLSGGLLSIWDDSRFHLSESVKERNYILIRGSLVGSNSMLNVLNVYAPQSIQAKKVLWDNLLLLINSKDGMWVVGGDFNAVRSREERRNCFYKAACADNFNSFIFESGLVEYNMRGGAFTWRSDNGKKKSKLDRFLVNSEFFNSWPEAELRALPKLWSDHSPLVLSSSVVKFGARPFLFFNSWLSKEGFKEVVVDACINFPDPGGPRDVYLIKKLGVVRSKIKEWRDDMIRKEGEVVSIAKEEVEAIEEILELRELTEEEEWSLVENRKILAEVELAKSMDLKQRSRIRWAKEGDENSRFFHSHINWRRACNVIHGLDVDGQWVSKPSLVKKEVFSFFRSRFKEECSDRPSLGCPDVQKISSSDANALESPFSREEVKRAVFECGDDRAPGPDGFNFRFFKFFGSFLRRILLVLSRSFMVLAGLTWDVGLLSSRLFLKRRIP, encoded by the coding sequence ATGAATTTCCTGTCGGTCAATTTGCGTGGTATGGGGGGTGATTTGAAGTCGGGTTGGATCAAGGGCATTAAGAGGGAGCATGGGGTTAATTTTATGATGCTGCAAGAAACTAAACAGGGCTCAGTCTCCCGTTCCGATATATGCAAGTTCTGGGGGAGTGGCTCTTTTGGGTCGGAGTCCGTCGATTCCTCGGGTCTTTCTGGAGGTCTATTGAGCATCTGGGATGATAGCAGGTTTCATCTGAGCGAGTCTGTCAAGGAGAGAAATTATATTTTGATTAGAGGTTCTCTGGTTGGTAGTAATTCTATGTTGAATGTTCTCAATGTCTATGCCCCTCAGAGCATCCAAGCGAAAAAGGTTCTTTGGGATAATTTGTTATTATTGATTAACAGTAAGGATGGGATGTGGGTTGTAGGCGGGGATTTCAACGCTGTTCGGAGTAGGGAGGAAAGGAGGAATTGCTTCTATAAAGCGGCCTGTGCTGATAATTTTAACTCCTTTATTTTTGAGTCGGGTCTTGTGGAATACAATATGAGGGGGGGTGCGTTTACGTGGCGATCAGATAATGGTAAAAAGAAAAGCAAGCTTGATAGATTCCTCGTTAACTCTGAGTTTTTTAACTCTTGGCCGGAAGCTGAGCTCAGAGCTTTGCCTAAGCTGTGGTCGGACCACAGTCCGCTGGTCCTGTCATCGTCTGTGGTGAAATTTGGGGCTCGTCCATTTCTTTTTTTTAACTCTTGGCTTTCAAAGGAGGGTTTCaaggaggtggtggtggatgCTTGTATCAATTTTCCGGATCCTGGCGGCCCTCGGGATGTTTATCTTATTAAAAAACTTGGAGTAGTTCGAAGTAAGATCAAAGAATGGAGGGATGATATGATCAGGAAAGAAGGAGAAGTTGTTTCTATTGCTAAAGAAGAAGTGGAAGCGATTGAAGAGATTTTGGAATTAAGGGAGTTAACGGAGGAAGAAGAATGGTCTCTTGTGGAGAATAGAAAGATTCTAGCTGAAGTGGAGTTAGCTAAATCCATGGACCTGAAGCAGAGGTCTCGTATCAGGTGGGCTAAGGAGGGAGATGAGAATTCCAGATTCTTCCATTCCCATATTAATTGGAGGAGGGCCTGTAACGTGATTCACGGTCTGGATGTTGATGGCCAGTGGGTCTCAAAACCTTCCCTGGTTAAGAAGGAGGTTTTTTCTTTTTTCAGATCTCGGTTCAAGGAAGAGTGCTCGGATAGGCCGAGCCTTGGCTGCCCGGATGTGCAAAAGATTTCAAGTTCCGATGCGAATGCTTTGGAGTCCCCCTTCTCGAGGGAAGAGGTCAAACGTGCAGTTTTTGAGTGTGGGGATGACCGGGCCCCCGGCCCGGACGGGTTCAATTTTAGGTTCTTCAAATTTTTTGGGAGCTTTTTGAGGAGGATTTTGTTAGTTTTGTCTCGGAGTTTCATGGTTCTGGCCGGATTAACTTGGGATGTGGGTCTTCTTTCATCACGCTTGTTCCTAAAAAGAAGGATCCCTTGA